A single genomic interval of Rhodopseudomonas palustris harbors:
- a CDS encoding glycerophosphodiester phosphodiesterase, giving the protein MRAPDWLTARPVAHRGLHDRARGIVENMPGAINAAIAGNFSIEVDIQLTADGEAMVHHDDNLGRLTDGDGPLLGMTAAQLRQVPFKDTPERMMSVGELFDLVAGRAALVIELKSHFDGDRKLARRLLQVLDSYKGPVAAMSFDPDQVLALRQLAPKLTRGITAERSYDDAYWAKLNEAQRDPMVALKHGLRTQPHFVAYRIDDLPAPAPWIARNLFGCALLSWTVRTPEQRARAARYADQMIFEGFVP; this is encoded by the coding sequence ATGCGCGCGCCCGACTGGCTGACAGCCCGACCGGTCGCGCATCGCGGCCTGCACGACCGCGCTCGTGGCATCGTCGAGAACATGCCCGGCGCGATCAACGCAGCGATCGCCGGCAATTTCAGCATCGAAGTGGACATCCAGCTCACCGCTGACGGTGAAGCGATGGTCCACCATGACGATAATCTCGGCCGACTGACCGACGGCGACGGCCCCCTGCTCGGGATGACGGCCGCGCAGCTCCGCCAGGTGCCGTTCAAGGACACGCCGGAGCGGATGATGTCGGTCGGCGAGCTGTTCGATCTCGTCGCCGGCCGCGCCGCGCTGGTGATCGAACTGAAGAGCCACTTCGACGGCGACCGCAAACTCGCCCGCCGGCTGCTCCAGGTGCTCGACAGCTACAAGGGGCCGGTCGCGGCGATGTCGTTCGATCCCGACCAAGTGCTGGCGCTACGCCAGCTCGCGCCGAAGCTGACGCGCGGCATCACCGCCGAGCGAAGCTATGACGACGCCTATTGGGCCAAGCTCAACGAGGCGCAACGCGACCCGATGGTGGCGCTGAAGCACGGCCTCAGGACTCAGCCGCATTTCGTCGCCTACCGGATCGACGACCTCCCTGCCCCGGCGCCGTGGATCGCGCGCAACCTGTTTGGCTGCGCGCTGCTGAGCTGGACGGTGCGCACTCCCGAACAGCGCGCGCGCGCCGCCCGCTATGCCGACCAAATGATCTTCGAGGGCTTTGTTCCGTAA
- the rpmG gene encoding 50S ribosomal protein L33 encodes MAKAVTIKIKLVSTADTGFYYVTKKNSRTMTDKMVKKKYDPVARKHVEFKEAKIK; translated from the coding sequence ATGGCCAAGGCGGTCACCATCAAGATCAAGCTCGTGTCGACGGCCGACACCGGTTTCTATTACGTGACGAAGAAGAACTCGCGCACCATGACCGACAAGATGGTCAAGAAGAAGTACGACCCGGTCGCGCGCAAGCACGTCGAATTCAAGGAAGCCAAGATCAAGTAA
- a CDS encoding RidA family protein, translating into MTGVIEQKLTAQGIVLHEPASPVANYVGFVRTGNLLVVSGQVCFDGAGKLVAQGKLGADVSIEQGNAAARACAINLLAQLKAALGDLDKVVRVVRLGGFINSTPDFVDGPKVMNGASDLMVAVFGDKGRHARTTVGVASLPANAAVEVEGLFEVA; encoded by the coding sequence ATGACCGGGGTGATCGAGCAGAAACTGACCGCGCAGGGCATCGTGTTGCACGAGCCGGCGAGCCCGGTCGCCAACTATGTCGGCTTCGTCCGCACCGGCAATCTGCTGGTGGTATCCGGGCAGGTCTGCTTCGATGGCGCAGGCAAGCTGGTCGCCCAGGGCAAGCTCGGCGCCGACGTCTCGATCGAACAGGGCAACGCCGCCGCCCGCGCCTGCGCGATCAACCTGCTGGCGCAGCTCAAGGCCGCGCTGGGCGATCTCGACAAGGTGGTGCGTGTGGTGCGGCTGGGCGGCTTCATCAACTCGACGCCGGACTTCGTCGACGGGCCGAAGGTGATGAACGGCGCATCCGACCTGATGGTCGCCGTGTTCGGTGACAAGGGCCGCCACGCCCGTACGACGGTGGGCGTCGCCTCGCTGCCGGCCAATGCCGCGGTCGAGGTCGAAGGCCTGTTCGAAGTCGCGTAA
- a CDS encoding GNAT family N-acetyltransferase: MTASSDITLEALSSVDAIAAADWDACARSGTIVPHPDGAGGACTTATAAYNPFLSHAFFTALEQSGSASPRTGWGPRHLIAKHEGAIVGIVPCYLKSHSQGEYVFDRGWADAYERAGGNYYPKLQVSVPFTPATGPRLLIRDSADPVRIGGALTNGLMALCDLSKASSVHVTFARESEWRFLAERGFLQRTDQQFHWHNAGYSSFDDFLATMNSRHRKGIKRERRDAVANGITIHHLTGADITEDAWDAFFEFYIETGSRKWGRPYLTREFYSLIGQSMSEDVLLVMAKRNGRWIAGAINFIGGDTLFGRHWGAIEHHPFLHFEVCYYQAIDFAITRGLKVVEAGAQGEHKIARGYLPQTTYSAHFIADPALRRAIADYLKRERMYVDEMGRELTEAGPFKKGNIADPA, from the coding sequence TTGACGGCATCCTCCGACATCACGCTGGAAGCGTTGTCCTCGGTGGATGCAATTGCCGCCGCCGACTGGGATGCCTGTGCGCGCTCCGGGACCATCGTCCCTCATCCGGACGGAGCCGGCGGCGCCTGCACCACCGCGACAGCCGCCTACAATCCGTTTCTCAGCCACGCGTTCTTCACCGCGCTCGAACAGTCGGGATCGGCGAGTCCCCGTACCGGCTGGGGACCGCGGCATCTGATCGCGAAGCACGAAGGCGCGATCGTCGGCATCGTGCCTTGCTATCTGAAGTCGCATTCGCAGGGCGAATACGTGTTCGACCGCGGCTGGGCCGATGCCTACGAGCGCGCCGGCGGCAACTACTATCCGAAGCTGCAAGTCTCGGTGCCGTTCACGCCTGCGACCGGGCCGCGCCTGCTGATCCGCGATAGCGCGGATCCGGTGCGCATCGGCGGCGCGCTGACGAACGGGCTGATGGCGCTGTGCGATCTCAGCAAGGCGTCGTCGGTGCACGTCACCTTCGCGCGCGAGAGCGAATGGCGATTTCTCGCCGAGCGCGGCTTCCTGCAACGCACCGATCAGCAGTTTCACTGGCACAATGCCGGCTATTCCAGCTTCGACGACTTCCTGGCGACGATGAACTCGCGTCATCGCAAGGGGATCAAGCGCGAGCGGCGCGACGCGGTGGCAAACGGCATCACCATCCACCACCTCACCGGCGCCGACATTACCGAAGATGCCTGGGATGCGTTCTTTGAGTTTTACATCGAGACAGGCTCGCGCAAATGGGGCCGTCCCTATCTGACCAGGGAGTTCTATTCCCTGATCGGCCAGAGCATGAGCGAGGACGTGCTGCTGGTGATGGCGAAGCGCAACGGCCGCTGGATTGCCGGCGCAATCAACTTCATCGGCGGCGACACTCTGTTCGGCCGTCACTGGGGCGCGATCGAGCATCACCCGTTTCTGCACTTCGAGGTGTGCTACTATCAGGCCATCGACTTTGCGATCACGCGCGGCCTCAAGGTGGTCGAAGCAGGCGCACAGGGCGAGCACAAGATCGCACGTGGCTATCTGCCGCAGACCACCTACTCGGCGCACTTCATCGCAGACCCGGCACTGCGCCGTGCGATCGCCGATTATCTGAAGCGCGAACGAATGTATGTTGACGAGATGGGCCGCGAACTGACCGAGGCCGGTCCTTTTAAAAAAGGTAACATCGCCGATCCGGCTTGA
- a CDS encoding NUDIX hydrolase: MTESATQTEPKVEQDHQEPSHHPYFRPKDAATLILVDRSGATPKVLVGKRHDNVVFMPGKFVFPGGRVDKSDVRVPVAAPIPPELEANLLKGSPKTTPSRARALAIAAIREACEETGLCLGCKTDAKAKLDGPWQPFVEAGLLPDPSGLFLIARAITPPGRIKRFDTRFFTADASAIAHRVEGVVHADAELVELVWVELGSKPLADLHPMTKNVLGELDRRLATGPLRHDAPVPLFHFYGGKMQKDMLPGG; the protein is encoded by the coding sequence ATGACCGAATCCGCGACACAGACCGAGCCGAAGGTCGAGCAGGATCACCAGGAACCCAGCCACCACCCCTATTTCCGTCCGAAAGACGCAGCGACTCTGATCCTCGTCGATCGCAGCGGCGCGACGCCGAAGGTGCTGGTCGGCAAGCGCCACGACAACGTCGTGTTCATGCCCGGCAAGTTCGTGTTTCCCGGCGGCCGCGTCGACAAGAGCGACGTCCGCGTCCCGGTCGCGGCCCCGATCCCGCCGGAGCTCGAAGCCAATCTGCTCAAGGGCAGCCCGAAGACCACGCCGTCCCGCGCCCGCGCGCTGGCGATCGCTGCGATCCGCGAGGCCTGCGAAGAAACCGGGCTGTGCCTCGGCTGCAAGACCGACGCCAAGGCGAAGCTGGACGGTCCGTGGCAGCCGTTCGTTGAAGCCGGCCTGCTGCCCGATCCGTCCGGCCTGTTCCTGATCGCGCGCGCGATCACCCCGCCCGGCCGCATCAAGCGGTTCGACACGCGCTTCTTCACCGCAGATGCCTCGGCGATCGCGCACCGCGTCGAGGGCGTGGTGCACGCCGATGCCGAACTGGTCGAACTGGTATGGGTCGAGCTCGGCTCCAAGCCGCTCGCCGATCTGCATCCGATGACGAAGAATGTGCTCGGCGAACTCGACCGCCGGCTCGCTACCGGGCCGCTGCGCCACGACGCGCCGGTGCCGCTCTTCCATTTCTATGGCGGCAAGATGCAGAAGGACATGCTGCCGGGCGGCTGA
- a CDS encoding PleD family two-component system response regulator: MSARILVVDDIPANVKLLEDRLSAEYFDVITASNGIQALEICQRAECDIVLLDVMMPDMDGFEVCRRLKSNPKTHFIPVVMVTALDSPADRVRGLEAGADDFLTKPVSDVVLIARVRSLTRLKMMTDELRMRAITSLEIGMQAPEREAVADQGKGGRILLVDDRPSSYERLAPLLSAEHDVDVETNPSEALFHAADGNYDLLIVSLGLENFDGLRLCSQARSLERTRHVPILAIAEAENNARLLRGLEIGVNDYLLRPVDKNELMARARTQIRRRRYTDHLRDNVQHSIEMAITDGLTGLHNRRYMESHLATLAEQACARGKPLALMILDIDFFKSINDSYGHDAGDDVLREFALRIKKSIRGIDLACRYGGEEFVIVMPETDLHVAQMVAERLRRAIAGEPFAIEKGTRRIEVTISIGLSTLERKGEPIPDLLKRADTALYRAKHDGRNRVVAAAA; encoded by the coding sequence GTGTCAGCGCGTATCTTGGTGGTCGACGACATCCCGGCGAACGTCAAGCTGCTCGAAGACCGGTTGTCGGCCGAGTATTTCGACGTCATCACCGCGTCGAACGGCATTCAGGCGCTGGAGATCTGCCAGCGCGCCGAATGCGACATCGTGCTGCTCGACGTGATGATGCCGGACATGGACGGCTTTGAAGTCTGTCGCCGGCTGAAGTCGAATCCCAAGACGCATTTCATCCCGGTGGTGATGGTGACGGCGCTCGACAGCCCGGCTGATCGCGTGCGCGGCCTTGAAGCCGGTGCCGACGATTTCCTCACCAAGCCGGTGTCCGACGTCGTGCTGATCGCGCGGGTGCGGTCGCTGACGCGGCTGAAGATGATGACCGACGAACTGCGGATGCGGGCGATCACCTCGCTCGAAATCGGCATGCAGGCGCCGGAGCGTGAAGCCGTCGCCGATCAGGGCAAGGGCGGCCGCATTCTGCTGGTCGACGACCGGCCGTCGTCCTACGAGCGGCTGGCGCCGCTGCTCAGCGCCGAACACGACGTCGATGTCGAGACCAATCCTTCCGAAGCGTTGTTCCACGCCGCTGACGGCAATTACGATCTGCTGATCGTGTCGCTCGGGCTGGAGAATTTCGACGGCCTGCGGCTGTGTAGCCAGGCGCGCTCGCTGGAGCGCACCCGGCATGTGCCGATCCTCGCGATCGCCGAGGCCGAGAACAACGCGCGGCTGCTGCGCGGGCTCGAGATCGGTGTGAACGACTATCTGCTGCGGCCGGTCGACAAGAACGAATTGATGGCGCGGGCGCGGACTCAGATCCGGCGTCGCCGCTACACCGATCATCTGCGCGACAACGTGCAGCATTCGATCGAGATGGCGATCACCGACGGCCTCACCGGGCTGCATAACCGGCGCTACATGGAGAGTCATCTGGCGACGCTGGCCGAGCAGGCCTGCGCCCGCGGCAAGCCGCTGGCACTGATGATCCTCGACATCGACTTCTTCAAGTCGATCAACGACAGCTACGGCCACGATGCCGGCGATGACGTGCTGCGCGAGTTTGCGCTGCGGATCAAGAAGTCGATCCGCGGCATCGATCTCGCCTGCCGCTACGGCGGCGAGGAGTTCGTGATCGTGATGCCGGAAACCGATCTGCACGTCGCCCAGATGGTGGCGGAGCGGCTCCGCCGCGCCATCGCCGGTGAGCCGTTCGCAATCGAAAAGGGCACGCGCCGGATCGAAGTCACGATCTCGATCGGGCTGTCGACGCTGGAGCGCAAGGGCGAGCCGATTCCGGACCTGCTGAAACGCGCCGACACCGCGCTGTACCGCGCCAAACACGATGGCCGGAATCGGGTGGTCGCGGCGGCCGCGTAA
- a CDS encoding cell envelope integrity EipB family protein, translating into MPVSRQTTRPSRGLLAIVAVFAMSTGSAAIAGPAINFLPHQALYDLSLVKTRNNASISTVRGRILYNFSGNACEGYTSDFRQVSEIQSGEGKNTLSDLRSSSWEDAAGKSYRFKIGTRMDDSKESDVDGMAERTGDHITVKLKQPVQKTFELDGATVFPTEQIERIIEAARAGKSLLNLSVYDGSDNGEKVYNTLTVIGQPIKGSGAVVSPDPSTNDDAMKSLTRWPVTVSYYDRDAKSATGEQTPVYAMSFELYENGVSRSLVLDYNDFVLSGAMGKLEVKSDKPCK; encoded by the coding sequence ATGCCCGTGTCACGACAGACGACGCGACCGAGCCGGGGGCTTCTGGCAATCGTGGCGGTGTTCGCCATGTCGACCGGATCGGCGGCCATCGCCGGCCCCGCGATCAACTTCCTGCCGCACCAGGCGCTATACGACCTCAGCCTGGTGAAGACGCGCAACAACGCTTCGATCAGCACGGTGCGCGGACGTATCCTGTACAATTTCTCGGGCAATGCCTGCGAGGGCTACACCTCGGATTTCCGTCAGGTGTCCGAGATCCAGAGCGGCGAGGGCAAGAACACGCTCAGCGACCTGCGTTCGTCGAGCTGGGAGGACGCCGCCGGCAAGAGCTATCGGTTCAAGATCGGCACCCGGATGGACGACTCCAAGGAGAGCGACGTCGACGGCATGGCCGAGCGCACCGGCGATCATATCACGGTGAAGCTGAAGCAGCCGGTGCAGAAGACGTTCGAACTCGACGGCGCAACGGTGTTCCCGACCGAGCAGATCGAACGCATCATCGAAGCCGCACGCGCCGGCAAGTCGCTGCTGAACCTGTCGGTGTATGACGGCTCGGACAATGGTGAGAAGGTGTACAACACGCTGACGGTGATCGGGCAGCCGATCAAAGGCAGCGGTGCGGTGGTGTCGCCCGATCCGTCCACCAATGACGATGCGATGAAGTCGCTGACGCGCTGGCCGGTGACGGTGAGCTATTACGATCGCGACGCCAAGTCCGCCACCGGTGAGCAGACGCCAGTCTATGCGATGTCGTTCGAACTCTACGAGAACGGTGTCTCGCGCTCACTGGTGCTCGACTACAACGACTTTGTTCTTTCCGGTGCGATGGGCAAGCTCGAGGTCAAGTCCGACAAGCCGTGTAAGTAA
- a CDS encoding DUF983 domain-containing protein yields the protein MTTLSREPIVWPPQSAPSQQRNVWQAMWRGFRGRCPNCGEGRIFRAFLKTADRCDQCGQDFTGHRADDLPAYLVIVIVGHIVVPIALSIETHYAPPVELQLAIYLPFTLLASLLLLQPVKGAVVGLQWAFRMHGFDETNPDH from the coding sequence ATGACCACGCTGTCACGCGAGCCGATCGTCTGGCCTCCGCAATCCGCCCCGTCGCAGCAGCGCAACGTCTGGCAGGCGATGTGGCGTGGCTTCCGCGGCCGCTGCCCGAACTGCGGCGAAGGCCGGATATTTCGCGCGTTCCTCAAGACCGCCGACCGCTGCGACCAGTGCGGCCAGGACTTCACCGGCCATCGCGCCGACGACCTCCCCGCTTATCTCGTGATCGTCATCGTCGGCCATATCGTGGTGCCGATCGCGCTGTCGATCGAGACGCATTACGCGCCGCCGGTGGAATTGCAGCTCGCGATCTACCTGCCTTTCACCCTGCTGGCTTCGCTGCTATTGCTGCAGCCGGTCAAAGGCGCCGTCGTCGGATTGCAATGGGCATTCCGGATGCACGGCTTCGACGAGACCAACCCGGACCACTGA
- a CDS encoding DNA polymerase IV, which produces MSGDDPGQRTPPGFCRDCLADQRAEARRCAACGSPRLLRHRSLGTLSLAHIDCDAFYATVEKRDNPALADKPVIVGGGKRGVVSAACYIARTFGVRSAMPMFKALALCPSATVVRPDMAKYVRVGREVRQAMRALTPLVEPLSIDEAFLDLAGTERMHGMIPAKVLAKFVREVERDIGVTASVGLSCNKFLAKIASDLDKPRGFAALDQDEAREMLAPRPVGFIFGVGPATASRLASRGFRTIADLQRADEIEMMRQFGDEGRRLWRLARGIDDRKVVPDRGAKSISNETTFENDIRDLATLEKILWRLSEKVSSRLKSAALSGSTITLKLKTADFRQRTRAQTIHAPTQMANRIFSVSREMLSKEVDGTAFRLIGTGVSALTEQTGPTEDDMLDRRSAHAERAIDDLRKKFGDAAVIRGIAFDRAQKPQG; this is translated from the coding sequence GTGAGCGGCGACGACCCGGGCCAACGGACGCCCCCCGGCTTCTGCCGGGACTGCCTCGCCGACCAGCGTGCCGAGGCGCGGCGCTGCGCGGCCTGCGGCTCGCCGCGCCTGCTGCGGCACCGGTCGCTCGGGACTCTGTCGCTCGCCCATATCGACTGTGACGCGTTCTATGCGACGGTCGAGAAGCGCGACAATCCGGCCCTCGCCGACAAGCCGGTGATCGTCGGCGGCGGCAAGCGCGGCGTGGTGTCGGCGGCCTGCTACATCGCCCGCACGTTCGGGGTGCGCTCGGCAATGCCGATGTTCAAGGCGCTGGCGCTGTGCCCGTCGGCGACCGTGGTGCGGCCAGACATGGCGAAGTACGTCCGGGTCGGGCGCGAGGTGCGGCAGGCGATGCGCGCGCTGACGCCGCTGGTCGAGCCGCTGTCGATCGACGAAGCATTCCTCGATCTGGCCGGCACCGAGCGGATGCACGGCATGATCCCGGCCAAGGTGCTGGCAAAATTCGTCCGTGAGGTCGAGCGCGACATCGGCGTCACCGCGTCGGTCGGACTGTCGTGCAACAAGTTCCTGGCCAAGATCGCATCCGATCTCGACAAACCGCGCGGCTTCGCCGCACTCGATCAGGACGAAGCCCGCGAGATGCTGGCGCCTCGGCCGGTCGGCTTCATCTTCGGCGTCGGTCCGGCGACGGCATCGCGGCTGGCAAGCCGCGGCTTCCGCACCATCGCCGACCTGCAGCGCGCCGACGAGATCGAGATGATGCGGCAGTTCGGCGACGAAGGACGGCGGCTGTGGCGACTAGCGCGCGGCATTGACGACCGCAAGGTAGTGCCCGATCGCGGCGCCAAATCGATCTCCAACGAGACCACCTTCGAGAACGACATTCGCGACCTCGCGACGCTGGAAAAGATCTTGTGGCGGCTGTCGGAGAAGGTGTCGTCGCGGCTGAAAAGCGCCGCCCTCTCCGGCTCGACCATCACCTTGAAACTGAAGACCGCCGACTTCCGCCAGCGGACCCGGGCGCAGACCATCCATGCGCCGACCCAGATGGCGAACCGGATCTTCTCGGTGTCGCGTGAGATGCTCAGCAAGGAAGTCGATGGCACGGCATTCCGGCTGATCGGCACCGGCGTCAGCGCTCTCACCGAGCAAACCGGCCCGACCGAAGACGATATGCTCGACCGCCGCTCAGCCCACGCCGAACGCGCAATCGACGATCTGCGCAAGAAGTTCGGCGACGCCGCCGTGATCCGCGGCATCGCGTTCGATCGGGCGCAGAAGCCGCAGGGATGA
- a CDS encoding response regulator, whose amino-acid sequence MAKTVLIVEDNELNMKLFRDLLEAHGYQTAGTSNGYEALDLVRKLRPDLILMDIQLPQVSGLEVTRWIKDDAELRHIPVVAVTAFAMKGDEERIREGGCEAYLSKPISVGKFIETVRRFIG is encoded by the coding sequence ATGGCGAAAACCGTCCTGATCGTCGAAGACAACGAGCTCAATATGAAGCTCTTTCGCGACTTGCTGGAGGCCCATGGCTACCAGACGGCGGGAACGAGCAACGGATATGAGGCGCTCGACCTGGTTCGCAAGCTGCGCCCCGATCTGATCCTGATGGACATCCAGTTGCCCCAGGTGTCCGGGCTCGAAGTCACCCGCTGGATCAAGGACGATGCCGAACTCCGTCACATTCCAGTGGTAGCCGTCACCGCATTCGCGATGAAGGGCGACGAGGAGCGAATCCGCGAAGGCGGTTGCGAAGCCTATTTGTCCAAGCCGATCTCGGTCGGCAAGTTCATCGAGACTGTCCGGCGGTTCATCGGGTAG
- a CDS encoding MFS transporter, with protein MSVSEPALRVAEESRSEPPPKPGPGGASVPGPAMGAGLTLAMAAAAGISVANIYYNQPMLGVIERDLGNPALTGMIPTATQLGYAVGLFLLVPLGDLTDRRRLIAGQFVLLAVAAALVALAPSAWLIIAASLALGACATVAQQVVPFAAALAAPERRGKTIGLVMAGLLCGILLSRTVAGFVAGHLGWREMFWLAVPAALAAAALMAWLLPRHHGHLDISYGAALKSLASLWRQQPDLRRGTAVQAALFASFSVFWTVLALHLQEPKFGLGAEAAGLFGLVGVVGVLAAPISGRIADRSGPGPVIAIGAALVLASWVLFGLWGSVVGLLIGVVVLDFGLQSALISNQHIVYALVPEARNRLNTVFMTGMFIGGSVGSAGAAFAWAHGGWTVVSLYGGALAAIALLLELTARWSRR; from the coding sequence ATGAGCGTCAGCGAGCCGGCCCTGCGCGTCGCGGAAGAATCTCGATCCGAACCGCCGCCGAAGCCCGGCCCGGGTGGCGCCTCGGTGCCGGGGCCCGCAATGGGCGCCGGGCTGACGCTGGCGATGGCGGCGGCCGCGGGCATTAGCGTTGCCAATATCTACTACAACCAGCCGATGCTGGGGGTGATCGAGCGTGACCTCGGCAATCCGGCGCTGACCGGGATGATCCCGACGGCGACTCAGCTCGGCTACGCGGTCGGTCTATTCCTGCTGGTGCCACTCGGCGACCTGACCGACCGGCGGCGGCTGATTGCCGGCCAGTTCGTGCTGCTGGCGGTCGCGGCCGCGCTGGTGGCGCTGGCGCCGTCGGCCTGGCTGATCATTGCCGCGTCGCTGGCGCTCGGCGCCTGCGCGACCGTGGCGCAGCAGGTGGTGCCGTTCGCGGCCGCGCTGGCGGCACCGGAGCGGCGCGGCAAGACCATCGGCCTGGTGATGGCCGGGCTGTTGTGCGGCATCCTGCTCAGCCGGACGGTGGCCGGCTTTGTTGCCGGCCATCTCGGCTGGCGCGAGATGTTCTGGCTGGCGGTGCCGGCGGCGCTCGCGGCCGCCGCGCTGATGGCGTGGCTGCTGCCGCGCCATCACGGTCACCTCGATATCAGCTATGGTGCCGCGCTGAAGTCGCTGGCGTCGCTGTGGCGCCAGCAGCCGGATCTCCGGCGGGGGACTGCTGTGCAGGCGGCGCTGTTCGCCTCGTTCAGCGTGTTCTGGACGGTGCTGGCGCTGCATCTGCAGGAGCCGAAGTTCGGGCTTGGGGCCGAGGCGGCGGGCCTGTTCGGCCTGGTCGGCGTGGTTGGGGTGTTGGCGGCGCCGATCTCCGGCCGGATCGCTGACCGAAGTGGGCCGGGACCAGTGATCGCGATCGGCGCGGCGCTGGTGTTGGCGTCGTGGGTGTTGTTCGGTCTGTGGGGCAGCGTCGTTGGACTGCTGATCGGCGTCGTGGTGCTGGATTTCGGTCTGCAGAGCGCGCTGATCTCCAACCAGCACATCGTCTACGCGTTGGTGCCGGAAGCGCGAAACCGCCTCAACACCGTGTTCATGACCGGGATGTTCATCGGCGGATCGGTCGGTTCTGCCGGCGCGGCCTTCGCCTGGGCGCACGGCGGCTGGACGGTGGTCAGCCTCTATGGCGGCGCGCTGGCGGCAATCGCCTTGCTACTCGAACTGACGGCGCGTTGGTCCCGCCGTTAG
- a CDS encoding DUF3572 domain-containing protein: protein MRKRLQDPRQAAEIVAIQALSFIAGDPERLGLFLAETGIGPETLRSSAADPQFLISVLNFVLRDDATAKAFADSVQLHPTNVAAALQVLEDKRWEHDTP, encoded by the coding sequence ATGCGAAAGCGGCTTCAAGATCCCCGCCAAGCGGCTGAAATCGTGGCGATTCAAGCGTTGTCCTTCATCGCCGGCGATCCCGAGCGGCTCGGCCTTTTCCTGGCCGAGACCGGCATTGGACCCGAGACGCTGCGCAGTTCGGCTGCCGATCCGCAGTTCCTGATCAGCGTGCTGAACTTCGTGCTGCGCGACGACGCCACCGCAAAAGCCTTCGCCGACTCGGTTCAGCTCCACCCCACCAACGTCGCAGCAGCGCTTCAGGTCCTGGAAGACAAGCGATGGGAGCATGACACGCCGTGA
- a CDS encoding HIT family protein: protein MTAYDPENIFAKILRGEIPCHKIYEDDHVFAFLDIMPRSTGHTLVIPKAPARNILDITPEDFAHVARGAHKIAHAAMKAFKADGIVVQQFSEPAAGQVVYHLHMHVMPRHEGVPLLPPASRKEEPAVLEQHAAQLKAALAQS from the coding sequence ATGACCGCTTACGATCCCGAGAATATTTTCGCCAAGATCCTGCGCGGCGAAATCCCGTGTCACAAAATCTATGAAGACGATCACGTCTTCGCCTTCCTCGACATCATGCCGCGTTCGACCGGCCACACGCTGGTGATCCCGAAAGCACCTGCGCGCAACATTCTCGACATCACGCCCGAGGATTTCGCCCATGTGGCGCGCGGCGCGCACAAGATCGCGCACGCGGCGATGAAGGCGTTCAAAGCCGACGGCATCGTGGTGCAACAGTTCAGCGAACCGGCCGCCGGCCAGGTCGTCTATCATCTGCACATGCACGTGATGCCGCGCCATGAAGGCGTGCCGCTGCTGCCACCAGCATCGCGCAAGGAAGAGCCCGCGGTGCTCGAACAACATGCCGCGCAACTGAAGGCGGCGCTGGCGCAGAGCTGA
- the tsaA gene encoding tRNA (N6-threonylcarbamoyladenosine(37)-N6)-methyltransferase TrmO has protein sequence MMDRGEIREGEVVVEAPPPTDAGLVFIGRIRTPWTSRGETPRQGSPDGPVCRLEIFEPWTQALQGLDKFAHAQVVYWLHLSRRDLVIQRGHGIDGPRGTFALRSPLRPNPIGISSVAVVGIEGATVLVRGLDCLDGTPLIDLKPDRCVHSMVK, from the coding sequence ATGATGGACCGAGGTGAGATCCGCGAAGGTGAGGTCGTAGTCGAGGCGCCGCCGCCGACCGATGCCGGTCTGGTGTTCATCGGCCGTATCCGCACGCCCTGGACCTCGCGCGGCGAGACGCCGCGGCAGGGTAGTCCCGATGGTCCGGTATGCCGGCTCGAGATTTTCGAGCCGTGGACGCAAGCGCTGCAGGGGCTCGACAAGTTCGCCCATGCGCAGGTGGTGTATTGGCTGCATCTGTCGCGGCGTGATCTGGTGATCCAGCGTGGCCACGGTATCGACGGACCGCGCGGTACCTTCGCACTCCGCTCGCCGCTGCGACCGAACCCGATCGGGATTTCGTCGGTGGCGGTAGTCGGGATCGAGGGCGCGACCGTGTTGGTGCGCGGCCTCGATTGCCTCGACGGCACGCCGCTGATCGACTTGAAACCGGACCGCTGCGTGCATTCGATGGTGAAGTAG